TAAATACCGTTTATGTTCACGaactagtctaaaacaagacacctgcttaggctttcagctaaaattgcaatcataataatgataaatatgGGCTATAACTGACACCTGTTTCTACACAGAATCAATACCCTCATgaattaaacacaacactataattttgaacatgcccctttcaatcACAgatgcactcatgcctctatattgtttctgtttagagtatgtttatattgtgtatatattattgtgtatatttctgttttggttgatatgtatgtgtaagcacagtgtgagtaacgatgctccaaagacaaattcctcgtatgtgtcctcatacctggcgaataaagctgattctgattctgataacacagaatgagcagcatgcgtgtcatgactgttgggtctgttggtttctATGACTCCAAAACACTTTCTAGTAAATTATTTgtcatgtagaaatatcacttctaccaaaaaatatcatttttgaGGTTAGTGGTGTTGGACTGCTACTATTTTAAACGGGTGTGTGTCATCCCTAAGCTTAGCTGTGTTATCTCATCAtaagagtattttttttgtgtgcagagaAGAGGCAAAGATCCAACTGAACACTCCCCAGAGGTGATCCTCAACAACTTCACCACACGCCTGGGCCACAGCATCGGTCGGCAGTTCGCTGCCCTCTTTCCACAAGACCCGCAGTTCGTAGGTCGACAGGTCGCCACCTTCCACAACCAGAGAGACTTTGTCTTCTTCAGATTCCACAGGTGAGTGTTTTGACTGTGGATTCTGACACGGTGCCTTGTAATAAATAACACAGCTTTTTCTGGAGATGTTCAAGACAGTTTATCTTAAGTCGAGATGGTCTAATAGACAATTATTTGGATCTCTGAAGGTACATCTTCAAGAATGAGAAGAAAGTTGGCATTCAAGAGCTCGGACCTCGCTTCACCCTCAAACTCCGCTCTCTACAGAAAGGCACATTCGACTCAAAGTTTGGAGAGTATGAGTGGGTCCTGAAGGTGAGTCTCTTTAAGATGCCAGAAGAGCTGTGAGGGTGGAACTAATGAAGTCAGCActttaataatagtaatttgtTTTGTGCCATGCCACGTTGCGTTGCTTGCATACATGTGGTAGGGTAATTTGCTGCCGAGGTGTCAGTCATTAATAAATGATTGCAATGCACTTCAGCAACATGttaaaaagaagttttaaaTTCCAATCAAAATAGGAGTATTGTCCCAGGCTTTTTCTGTAAagctaaaaaatacattttctgtttgcagCGCCATGAGATGGATGCCTGCCGACGGAAGTTCCAGCTTTGAATACAAATAACAACCAGCTTTTTGGGTCAGGCAATGACGACCTTGTTTATTATCCAAGATATTACTAATGTGTGTGGCTTTGCACAAAGAATCTGCATATCCACTCTTTATGCAAACAGTGAACCCTTGTCCTTTCAGCTTTGTTTGATGTTCAACACCGATGACTGGATTTTAGGAGATCACATTGTTGGAGGTTCACACTCAACCTGAAAAATTACTTCTTTAAAGCTGGAATTCTTTCTGAAGACCAAGTAAAGACATCTGGGACAGGAGCTTGTAGCTCATTGCAAGGATGTTTGTTAGTTGGGAGACACCAGGAAGGAGACATGCAGGCGCTCCACATGAATCCCAGTAACCTGAAACTTCAGACCTGCGAGTGTATGTGAAAGTTGTATTGGCAGATGTGtagttcattttaaattaatttccacAAACTGTATGAATTTAGCCTCGACATAAATCACAAAGTCCTTGTCCCAGCCTGTCATGCGTGCAGACATACACCTGTTCAATCCTACTCTGCAAATGATAAAGGAGCAGTGAATTAGGGTCTGGGAAAAGGTAAATGGTTCACATTGCAGCCGCTTTTCTATTTGACAGGGCTTTCAAAATAATTACGGATGACTCATTGAACACATTTCTTAATGTAAATactcattttaataaaacatgatgcaagtttaaaatgtgtaaataccattcattttcaaaatcagGAATGGAAAATGTACAATACAATTCAAAAGGCCAACATGTGTGTTGATATAGATTAATTACTTCTGCATTTATGCTACATAAACACCTGGAAATGTTTCCATTTGCGATTTTACAAaggcaaaagtaaaaaaaaaaagaaaacggttGCTTATCAACAAATTCCTGAATGCACCCGAGATGACTCCAGTCCACAGCGCAGGTCCTGCAGCCATGTTCCAACAAGGCGTTCCGATGTCCAAAACCTGCAGAAATGTTCCATGCATTAGCCAGAACTAGCGCTTCACTAAAGAAACTGCATTAAAGTATACGTCATCTCCGAGCTCCAAGAAGTTTGATTTAGAGTTTATGGTTTCCGACATTCTTGAGAGTGGAGCATAAACAACCGCTATGTAAAAATGAATGTCCTGTTACTTGTCCAATATTATTTTCAGATACTGAAGACAATGTGACCAGTGTTTTTACTTTCATCCACTAACGATGACTGCAAGTGCAAAACATGTTGCGCATTTCAGAGATGCCTATTCAGGGAAGCAGGAGCTCAGTCCCTAGGGACTTGGCTTGGGGCCGCCGGTTTAAGTCcctggactggtagctggagaggtgctagttcacctcctggcactactgaggtgcccttgagcaaagcactgAAACCATAACTGCTCAGGGCACCTGTTAATGGCCATCTCTTCATTTGTGCTTTAAGGaggtctatgtgtgtgtatatcaggcCGGTGTGTAATACgagcagtgtaaaaaaaaaaaaaaaaggcattattGAAGTATGTATTCTTCTTCCATAAAGACAGCAATCCTTGTAACTGGTTACTAAGTTGATAGTTAAGTGACTTGAAAAATGATGTAAGTTGTGTCGAATATTTTCAAAAGCTGCAGGCATAAAGACATTTGACCATAACACAGTGATTCGATACCCAATGTTGGTACGCgatgtgtttttacagttcACTCTAAAGTGAATGGGATTTTAAAGAAGCCACGTTTAATGAAGTCAGCTAACGGATCTTACTGGTAAGGGTAATTACTCACAGAGGCAGCGGGTCGGTGCTACAGGAAGGAGCAGACTTGCTGCGGTCTAAACGGGTTGTTGCTGGAGGACGTGCCGGTGAGCAGAGGGTCCTGCTGGGCGTTCTGAAGGCAAAACTGCTGCAGGTCCGCTGCGGCCTGGGAAACCTTTGGGAAACAACCGAGTCCTAGAAAGTTAGCGGCTGTTATGTAACCAGCAGTTCCGTGTGAGAAGCGGATCCGTTGAGTGACTGAAGCTAGCAACAAATGAAACAACACGTCCTAAACAGTAGCGTTACCTTAACCCTGTTTACGCCAGCTTCAAGGCGTAACTGTAGAACAATTTTCTTTATCGCCACAATGCTGGATGATCCCGACATCATTGAGGTTTTGAGACACCGTAGTCTTAATAACGAGGAATGTAAAACTTCTACCAAAAACAATCGCTAGCTTTCTTCCTCGTCACCGAGTTTCCGGTGTTTCGGTTTAACTGGTTTTTGAGTTAACTGGTGATATGTGTTGAAGGCGGGGCTGCACCGCTGCAGTAAACAATTCCGATCAATTCGCCTCTTTTTCCCATTCATTTGTCGCGGTCTTGTGAAACATTACGGTAGGAACGGGTTGCTGGGACAGTAGTTTTGGACCCGATCAGacaaacatgaacaaatgaGCCGTTTTCATTACGAAAATATCAGTTGTTGTCTGGCGAGTGCAACGTTGCGTCTCTACCACGTCTCTACTGTAAACCACGgacactgctttttttttattatttagtgaCATTCACGCTTAAATTAGTTGTAAAACTGTGCCCAAtctataaataacaaaaaaagctaaaaacaaagacacGAACACAAGCCTGATATTTCACCTTTCCACACTTGCACTAGCTAGCCTAATATCCAAATGGCTTTAAAATGGGAGTTTGACAGTTGTGACTCGTGTCCAAATGTGATGAATGAGTAGTAATGTGTAGTTTGGATTACCATAACAATGATGCACGTCCGTAGaattaaatagaaaacacaatcaACGGGATCGAAGTGACACAAATTAATCTGGCATGATCGTTGCCACAGCTATCGCCACAAGCATTACATGTGCGAACACCTTAGAAAGTATGTTTCACTTAtctctgtataaaagcatctcAAATTGAACGGATTAATTATCAGATTAATAACGGAATGATAGGCTACAAAT
This sequence is a window from Etheostoma cragini isolate CJK2018 chromosome 9, CSU_Ecrag_1.0, whole genome shotgun sequence. Protein-coding genes within it:
- the LOC117950682 gene encoding guanine nucleotide-binding protein G(I)/G(S)/G(O) subunit gamma-5-like, which encodes MMSGSSSIVAIKKIVLQLRLEAGVNRVKVSQAAADLQQFCLQNAQQDPLLTGTSSSNNPFRPQQVCSFL